The following coding sequences lie in one Bacteroidota bacterium genomic window:
- a CDS encoding PAS domain S-box protein: MPGELSLLRILLEHFEKILFVLEDGRITYANKLARALLGMDNAIGEVDFSSFVINDEKLGICNCNEGIQDHGELHLMMLRLADKTVRHFRLLKKQIEHQGKLLDFYQECDVENCELRLDYERERNDALLNMIPDLMFLLDEQHRIIEFHTLDYSSLYDTSLSFLGKPYTESMPPHTHGIISKALEEAREKGVSAGAQYWLEQNGEERWWEISVHCTNIGETLRYVAMARDITKIRQSSMALAESEALFRSVAEQGRDGLVVADKTGKVVYWNRSMETITGFERNEVVGKPLAEILFRLSKEEQQKVPDAYEQLEARIGRILRKEELHWFGQPAEQEIMRPDNNIRLVSTLMFPIEFDNQYLIGAWFSDITEQRMSELALVESEAYIRTLFYDSPVPVLVVELPGLTIYDLNKAAIEAFGATDREALEGKVVSDLLPKDENLRKEQETKLQKLIENQSTSVECHFRRLGGEVWDARIYAFNISLVGRDLLQLTIIDTTAQNKAMQALFESESRYRAVAENANAGIGIFDLEERVVFANDTLAQMFGYEREEFIGKSMAEFVSDETFELFRKKTSERERDNIDRYEACIHHRDGSMRYLSISASPLFSADRQLTGTLGVLTDITHQKQTEQKLVETSERLQAILASMPDMIFIHDRNGKYLDLFINKKLYPNTKYHPKIGQELSEVFEPDTAKNILLAIRQCLQKQETVEIQFEYMVNNNLRHLQARLSPMGEDWVVSVVRDTTLLYNLEKEIIHNNELLRVLTQLATRFINLPVTEIESEINRALAEIGQFAQVDRVYIFDYDWQADTMTNTYEWCSEGTTPEIDNLKDLPNSLLPDWVDSHKSGQMTYVPRVDDLDPEDNLRKILEPQGIKSLITIPLMDGENCMGYVGFDAVKSERHFTDSELSVLRIFAELLTNLNIRQKTENTLHQNKLMLQKQNEQLLLLNEKLKQQNEEILQKNRELDIERERALASDRLKTAFLNNVSHEVRTPLNGIVGFAQFLTDDSLSSEEKQEFVNALNSSVSRLTDTINDIMDASLIMSGNVVVHHEHFVLGDVLQEVYRKYQYDARTKGLKFIIKPEPGNVAVISDQNMVKRMLDEVVGNAIKYTRKGQVVFGATLGGGKIVLEVTDTGKGISEEALPRIWEPFMQEDVSTTRSFEGSGLGLTIVKGFIDLLGGTVEVESKPGMGTTFRLIVPDLNPDNANLSARASKPETSLAKPNILIAEDEALNVLYLKRVFRNKDFVLHFAGNGQEALELVQQHPDINLVFMDIKMPVMDGLEATRRIKALRPDLPIVAVTAYAASEDRHACFEAGCDEYISKPFTPEELDVMIRRYTSGSLL, encoded by the coding sequence ATGCCAGGCGAGTTATCATTATTACGCATATTACTTGAGCATTTTGAGAAAATTCTTTTTGTGCTTGAGGACGGACGCATTACTTATGCCAACAAGCTTGCCCGCGCCCTCCTTGGCATGGACAATGCGATTGGGGAAGTTGACTTCAGCTCCTTTGTGATTAACGATGAAAAGCTCGGAATTTGCAACTGCAACGAAGGCATCCAGGATCATGGGGAACTTCACCTGATGATGTTGCGGTTGGCCGATAAAACGGTCAGGCACTTCAGGTTGCTCAAAAAGCAGATTGAACACCAGGGTAAGTTGCTTGATTTTTACCAGGAATGCGATGTAGAAAATTGTGAGCTCAGGCTCGATTATGAGCGAGAGCGCAACGATGCGCTGCTCAACATGATTCCGGACCTGATGTTTTTGCTCGATGAGCAGCACCGCATCATCGAGTTTCATACGCTCGATTACAGCAGCTTGTACGACACCAGCCTCTCCTTTTTGGGCAAACCTTACACCGAAAGCATGCCCCCGCACACCCACGGGATCATCAGCAAGGCGCTGGAAGAAGCCCGCGAAAAAGGGGTTTCGGCTGGCGCACAATACTGGCTTGAGCAAAACGGTGAGGAGCGATGGTGGGAAATTTCCGTGCATTGCACAAACATTGGCGAAACCCTTCGCTATGTGGCAATGGCACGCGACATCACAAAAATCCGCCAAAGCTCCATGGCGCTGGCCGAAAGCGAAGCCCTTTTCCGCTCTGTGGCTGAGCAGGGTCGCGACGGATTGGTGGTTGCTGATAAAACCGGCAAGGTGGTGTACTGGAACCGCAGCATGGAAACCATCACCGGATTTGAGCGAAATGAAGTCGTTGGAAAACCCCTGGCCGAGATATTGTTCAGGCTGAGCAAAGAAGAACAGCAGAAGGTACCCGATGCCTACGAACAGCTCGAGGCGCGCATCGGCCGGATACTCCGCAAAGAAGAATTGCATTGGTTTGGCCAGCCAGCCGAGCAGGAAATCATGCGGCCCGACAACAACATCCGCCTGGTTTCGACCCTGATGTTTCCCATCGAGTTTGACAACCAGTACCTCATCGGCGCGTGGTTTTCCGACATCACCGAGCAACGCATGTCGGAACTCGCGCTTGTGGAAAGCGAGGCCTACATCAGGACATTGTTCTACGATTCCCCCGTGCCGGTATTGGTGGTGGAGTTGCCCGGGCTCACCATTTACGACCTCAACAAAGCAGCCATTGAAGCCTTTGGCGCAACAGACCGGGAAGCGCTTGAAGGCAAAGTGGTCAGTGATCTGCTGCCCAAGGATGAGAATTTGAGAAAAGAACAGGAAACAAAACTGCAGAAACTCATCGAAAACCAGTCCACCTCGGTCGAATGTCACTTCAGGCGCCTGGGAGGTGAGGTGTGGGATGCCCGCATTTATGCATTCAATATCTCACTTGTGGGCCGCGACCTCTTGCAACTGACCATCATCGACACCACTGCCCAGAACAAAGCCATGCAGGCGCTCTTCGAAAGCGAATCGCGCTACCGCGCTGTGGCCGAAAACGCCAATGCGGGCATCGGAATTTTCGATCTGGAGGAGCGGGTGGTATTTGCCAACGATACACTCGCGCAGATGTTCGGATACGAACGCGAAGAGTTCATCGGTAAGTCGATGGCGGAGTTTGTTTCGGACGAAACTTTCGAGCTATTTAGAAAAAAGACCTCCGAGCGCGAACGCGACAATATCGACCGCTACGAAGCCTGCATACACCACCGCGATGGCAGCATGCGCTATCTGTCAATATCGGCTTCGCCACTCTTTTCGGCCGACAGACAGCTCACCGGCACCCTGGGTGTACTCACCGACATCACCCATCAGAAACAAACCGAACAAAAACTTGTCGAAACCTCCGAACGCCTGCAAGCCATCCTGGCCTCCATGCCCGACATGATTTTCATCCACGACCGCAACGGAAAATACCTCGACCTTTTCATCAACAAAAAACTCTATCCCAACACAAAATATCACCCAAAAATCGGTCAGGAACTCAGCGAGGTATTCGAACCCGACACAGCAAAGAACATTTTGCTGGCCATCCGACAATGCCTCCAGAAGCAGGAAACAGTCGAAATTCAGTTCGAGTATATGGTTAACAACAACCTGCGGCACCTTCAGGCCCGTCTGTCTCCCATGGGCGAGGATTGGGTTGTTTCGGTGGTGCGCGATACCACCCTGCTTTACAACCTCGAAAAAGAAATCATCCACAACAACGAACTGCTCAGGGTGCTCACCCAGCTGGCCACACGTTTCATCAACCTGCCGGTGACAGAAATAGAATCGGAAATCAACAGGGCACTGGCCGAAATCGGGCAATTTGCCCAGGTGGACAGGGTGTATATCTTCGATTACGACTGGCAAGCCGATACCATGACCAACACCTATGAATGGTGTTCCGAAGGTACCACGCCCGAAATTGATAACCTCAAAGACCTTCCAAACAGTTTGCTGCCCGACTGGGTTGATTCGCACAAAAGCGGCCAGATGACCTATGTGCCGCGTGTCGACGACCTCGATCCGGAAGACAACCTGCGCAAGATACTTGAACCCCAGGGCATCAAATCGCTCATTACCATTCCGCTGATGGATGGGGAAAACTGTATGGGCTATGTGGGCTTCGACGCGGTGAAATCGGAGAGACACTTTACTGACTCCGAACTTTCGGTACTGCGCATCTTTGCCGAACTGCTCACCAACCTCAACATCCGGCAAAAAACAGAAAACACCCTGCACCAAAACAAACTCATGTTGCAAAAGCAAAACGAACAACTGCTTTTGCTCAACGAAAAACTCAAGCAGCAAAACGAAGAAATTCTGCAGAAAAACCGCGAACTCGACATCGAGCGCGAACGTGCCCTGGCCAGCGACAGGCTCAAAACTGCTTTCCTGAACAATGTGTCGCACGAGGTGCGCACCCCGCTGAACGGCATCGTGGGCTTTGCTCAATTTCTGACCGATGACAGCCTGAGCTCCGAGGAAAAACAGGAGTTTGTGAATGCACTCAACTCCAGCGTTTCCAGGCTCACCGATACCATCAACGACATCATGGACGCCTCCCTGATAATGTCGGGCAATGTAGTGGTGCACCACGAACATTTCGTGCTGGGCGATGTGCTTCAGGAAGTGTACCGCAAATACCAGTATGATGCCCGTACCAAAGGCCTGAAATTCATCATCAAGCCCGAACCAGGCAATGTGGCGGTGATCAGCGACCAGAACATGGTTAAGCGAATGTTGGATGAAGTGGTCGGCAATGCCATCAAATACACGCGCAAAGGCCAGGTTGTTTTCGGAGCCACACTGGGCGGGGGCAAAATCGTGCTCGAGGTTACCGACACCGGCAAAGGGATATCAGAGGAAGCATTGCCACGCATCTGGGAACCATTCATGCAGGAGGATGTCTCGACTACCCGTTCGTTCGAAGGCAGCGGTCTGGGCCTGACCATCGTAAAGGGATTTATCGACCTCCTGGGCGGCACAGTGGAAGTGGAATCAAAACCCGGAATGGGAACCACATTCCGCCTTATTGTCCCCGACCTGAATCCGGACAATGCAAACCTCTCAGCCCGGGCAAGCAAGCCCGAAACCAGCCTGGCCAAACCCAACATCCTGATTGCCGAAGATGAAGCCTTGAATGTGCTCTATCTGAAACGCGTGTTCCGGAACAAAGATTTCGTACTTCACTTTGCCGGCAACGGACAGGAAGCCCTCGAACTGGTGCAGCAACATCCGGACATCAACCTGGTTTTCATGGACATCAAAATGCCGGTGATGGATGGCCTCGAAGCTACCCGGCGCATCAAAGCCCTGAGGCCAGACCTGCCGATTGTAGCCGTGACGGCCTATGCCGCCAGCGAAGACCGGCATGCCTGCTTCGAAGCCGGTTGCGACGAATATATCTCCAAACCCTTTACCCCCGAAGAACTCGATGTGATGATCAGGCGTTACACCTCGGGCTCATTGTTGTAA